One genomic region from Glaciimonas sp. PAMC28666 encodes:
- a CDS encoding SAM-dependent methyltransferase encodes MLIITIKQGKEKSLLVRQPWIYASAIERVDGKPGENMQFGATALVHSSSGKFLARAAHSPKSEIRARVWTFDQNEAVDHAFMKRRIKAAVAARSLAGSGKNSAVTDVVRLVLAEKDGLPGLLVDWYGGRKGYLICEFQSAGVEAWKVPIVKALMAETDCPNVYERSDELIRKGEGLLNVSGVLAGEEPPDETQFTENGVRFAIDIKTGKKSKYR; translated from the coding sequence ATGCTCATCATCACCATTAAGCAAGGCAAAGAAAAAAGCCTGTTAGTGCGTCAGCCTTGGATTTATGCTTCGGCCATCGAGCGCGTGGATGGAAAGCCGGGCGAAAATATGCAATTTGGCGCCACTGCGCTGGTGCATTCGTCGTCGGGAAAATTTCTGGCACGCGCCGCGCATAGTCCAAAATCAGAAATTCGTGCGCGGGTCTGGACGTTTGACCAGAATGAAGCGGTCGATCATGCGTTTATGAAACGCCGCATCAAGGCGGCTGTCGCTGCACGTAGTCTGGCTGGTAGCGGAAAAAATAGCGCAGTCACTGACGTGGTTCGCCTGGTTCTGGCGGAAAAAGATGGTTTGCCGGGTTTGTTGGTGGACTGGTACGGGGGACGAAAAGGTTATTTGATTTGCGAGTTCCAGTCGGCCGGGGTGGAGGCGTGGAAGGTGCCCATCGTTAAGGCGTTGATGGCCGAAACCGATTGTCCCAACGTGTATGAACGATCGGATGAACTCATCCGCAAAGGTGAGGGACTACTCAACGTATCAGGCGTTTTGGCGGGGGAGGAGCCACCGGATGAAACCCAGTTCACTGAAAACGGCGTGCGCTTTGCGATAGATATCAAAACCGGCAAGAAAAGCAAATACCGGTGA
- a CDS encoding YdiU family protein encodes MPDVAAKTIESTFPQLTVENGFAALPPEFYTRLMPTPVPAPYLVDGNDTASALIGLDPAAFSSRQFIDVFSGNQLMAGSQPLSAVYSGHQFGQWAGQLGDGRAILLGDVPSHDGTHRIELQLKGAGATPYSRMGDGRAVLRSSIREYLCSEAMAALGIPTSRALSVIGSDQLVMRETPETTAVVTRMAPSFVRFGSFEHWFYNKKHNSLKILADYVIAQFYPELKATENPYQAFLAEVSKRTAHLMADWQAVGFMHGVMNTDNMSILGLTLDYGPFGFMEAFDPGHICNHTDQQGRYAYDMQPQIGHWNCYALGQALLPLIGSVEDTQDALKDYQPQYVARYDALMHAKLGLQTVQHGDEQLFDAMFALMKTSHTDFTLFFRRLGDFQISDPLSDSPLRDLFIDTAGFDTWSLQYRARLKAEHSMDASRRLAMQKTNPKYVLRNYLAQVAIEKAQNKDYSEISKLRKILQRPFDEQPEHADYAALPPDWANGLEVSCST; translated from the coding sequence ATGCCAGACGTAGCCGCAAAAACTATCGAATCGACTTTCCCACAACTGACAGTGGAGAATGGATTTGCCGCTTTACCGCCAGAATTTTACACACGGCTAATGCCAACGCCCGTTCCTGCACCTTATCTGGTTGATGGAAATGATACGGCTTCAGCATTGATAGGCCTTGATCCCGCCGCTTTCTCATCCCGGCAATTTATCGATGTCTTCTCGGGCAATCAATTAATGGCGGGATCCCAACCCCTTTCCGCCGTGTATTCAGGTCACCAATTTGGGCAATGGGCCGGGCAGTTAGGAGATGGGCGCGCGATCCTGTTGGGCGATGTGCCCTCACACGATGGCACTCACCGGATTGAATTACAACTCAAAGGCGCTGGCGCAACGCCTTACTCGCGCATGGGCGACGGACGAGCGGTGCTACGTTCTTCAATCCGTGAATATCTGTGCTCTGAAGCGATGGCTGCGCTTGGGATTCCGACTTCACGCGCTTTAAGCGTCATCGGATCAGACCAATTGGTGATGCGCGAAACACCCGAAACAACGGCAGTGGTTACGCGCATGGCGCCAAGCTTTGTACGTTTTGGATCATTCGAGCATTGGTTTTATAACAAAAAACATAACTCTCTTAAAATTCTGGCCGATTATGTCATCGCGCAGTTTTATCCAGAACTAAAGGCAACTGAAAATCCTTACCAGGCGTTTTTAGCGGAAGTGTCTAAACGAACCGCACACCTGATGGCAGATTGGCAAGCCGTAGGCTTTATGCACGGTGTTATGAATACCGACAATATGTCAATTCTGGGGCTGACTCTAGACTACGGACCCTTTGGATTTATGGAAGCTTTCGATCCTGGTCATATTTGCAATCATACGGATCAGCAGGGCCGCTACGCCTACGATATGCAACCCCAAATTGGCCATTGGAACTGCTACGCGCTGGGTCAGGCGCTACTACCATTGATCGGTAGCGTTGAAGACACACAGGACGCGCTGAAGGATTATCAGCCCCAGTATGTCGCGAGATACGATGCCTTGATGCATGCGAAGCTTGGTTTGCAAACCGTTCAGCATGGAGATGAGCAATTATTCGATGCAATGTTTGCGTTAATGAAAACTAGCCATACCGACTTCACATTATTTTTCCGCCGTCTGGGTGATTTTCAAATTAGCGATCCGTTATCAGACTCACCGTTGCGAGATTTGTTTATCGACACAGCAGGGTTCGATACCTGGAGTTTGCAATATAGAGCACGTTTGAAGGCAGAACATAGCATGGACGCGAGCCGACGCCTTGCAATGCAAAAAACTAACCCCAAGTATGTGCTGCGCAATTATCTGGCACAGGTTGCAATCGAAAAAGCGCAAAACAAAGACTATTCAGAGATCAGCAAATTACGCAAAATTTTGCAACGACCATTTGACGAACAACCTGAGCACGCAGATTATGCCGCGTTGCCACCTGATTGGGCCAATGGACTGGAAGTCAGTTGCTCCACTTGA
- a CDS encoding type II toxin-antitoxin system Phd/YefM family antitoxin: protein MKFSEQIKPISYLKSHAAEIIRDFNDNRNPLIITQNGEAKMVVIDIRSYEQQQETMALLKILALGQKQIEQGKFQDAESFFAEMEKEDQQ from the coding sequence ATGAAATTTTCTGAACAGATAAAACCGATTTCTTATCTCAAATCCCATGCTGCCGAAATTATCAGGGATTTTAACGACAACAGAAATCCTCTCATCATCACCCAAAACGGCGAGGCGAAGATGGTTGTCATCGATATCCGCAGTTACGAGCAACAACAAGAAACGATGGCACTTTTGAAAATTCTTGCACTTGGCCAGAAGCAGATCGAGCAAGGTAAATTTCAAGATGCCGAATCCTTTTTTGCTGAGATGGAGAAGGAAGATCAGCAATGA
- a CDS encoding putative quinol monooxygenase produces MSHIAVVSINTAKPGKEQEMEAAMRALIAPSQRDPGFIQYDLHRDLDDPRSFIFFERWESRELLHQHFKAPHVVAWIAQAKDLVESSSLRVMENLG; encoded by the coding sequence ATGTCCCACATTGCTGTTGTATCGATCAACACTGCGAAGCCAGGAAAAGAACAGGAAATGGAAGCCGCGATGCGCGCACTCATCGCGCCTAGCCAACGTGATCCCGGCTTTATTCAATATGACCTGCATCGCGATCTGGATGATCCACGGTCGTTCATTTTCTTCGAGCGCTGGGAAAGCCGCGAATTGCTGCATCAACACTTTAAGGCACCACATGTGGTTGCCTGGATAGCCCAAGCCAAAGATCTGGTGGAGAGCAGCAGTCTCAGAGTAATGGAAAACCTCGGCTAA
- a CDS encoding peptidylprolyl isomerase, translating into MTFKPARLLVVLFAAAALPALAQNIAVVNGKAIPSSRADLMVTQMAAQGGQPDSPQLRAMVKEELINREVLIQQAEKQGLGNNPDVKAQADIARQSILIRALVSDYVKKNPISDADIKAEYDKFKATAGDKEYHARHILVDNEADAKSIIAKLKAGAKFEDLAKQSKDPGSAANGGDLGWATPVSFVKPFSDALVALKPGQVTDTPVKTQFGYHVIQLEDSRPAKIPTLAEVKPQITEALQQKKLQAYQQELRAKAKIQ; encoded by the coding sequence ATGACTTTTAAACCTGCTCGCTTGCTGGTGGTTCTTTTTGCTGCAGCTGCGTTACCTGCTTTAGCCCAAAACATTGCTGTAGTAAATGGCAAAGCTATTCCGTCTTCACGCGCTGACTTGATGGTTACGCAAATGGCGGCACAAGGTGGCCAACCTGATTCTCCACAGCTGCGCGCAATGGTTAAAGAAGAACTGATCAACCGCGAAGTTTTGATTCAGCAAGCTGAAAAACAAGGTCTTGGCAACAATCCAGACGTTAAGGCACAAGCTGATATCGCCCGCCAATCAATTCTGATTCGCGCGTTGGTGTCTGATTATGTTAAGAAAAACCCTATCAGCGATGCTGATATCAAAGCTGAATACGATAAATTCAAGGCAACTGCTGGCGACAAGGAATACCACGCTCGTCACATTTTGGTTGATAACGAAGCGGATGCAAAATCGATCATCGCTAAGTTGAAAGCTGGCGCAAAGTTTGAAGACCTGGCTAAGCAATCAAAAGATCCAGGCTCTGCAGCGAATGGCGGCGACCTCGGTTGGGCAACGCCAGTTTCTTTCGTCAAGCCATTTTCGGACGCTCTGGTCGCATTGAAACCGGGTCAAGTGACTGACACGCCAGTTAAAACGCAATTCGGTTACCACGTTATTCAACTGGAAGATTCACGTCCAGCGAAGATTCCAACGCTGGCTGAAGTGAAGCCGCAAATTACGGAAGCTTTGCAACAGAAAAAATTGCAAGCATATCAACAAGAATTGCGCGCAAAAGCAAAGATCCAATAA
- a CDS encoding HAD family hydrolase produces MYKDNKRLIILDADGTTIDAFSAIDKTFARHNMTIGDEESFQKRRHIFKYLGGLRDFPSNIKKQIGKQSRKQIIQTLTEVYREEAQLYPHIAAMIKTLIAAPDVIVGLVTRNITNEPEETLRQLFRRHDVDLDALDFFIHIPVREEKSVQFRAARERFNINPARSYICGDEEKDFLAATAAGMHPFMVSYGFESHKRLTKKFNIPEEIISPTSAELSSRVHHGLDLNSAY; encoded by the coding sequence ATGTACAAAGATAACAAGCGGCTCATTATTCTTGATGCGGATGGCACCACCATAGACGCCTTTAGCGCCATCGATAAAACGTTTGCGCGTCACAACATGACTATCGGGGACGAAGAAAGCTTTCAAAAGCGCCGCCATATTTTTAAATATCTAGGAGGTTTAAGAGATTTTCCATCGAACATCAAAAAACAGATTGGCAAACAAAGCAGGAAACAAATCATTCAAACCCTCACCGAAGTATACCGAGAGGAAGCACAACTCTATCCGCATATCGCAGCAATGATTAAAACGCTGATAGCAGCCCCTGACGTCATCGTCGGGTTGGTCACCCGGAATATCACTAATGAACCGGAAGAAACGCTACGACAACTGTTTCGCCGCCACGACGTTGACCTCGACGCACTCGACTTTTTTATCCACATTCCGGTCCGCGAAGAAAAGAGCGTGCAATTTCGCGCTGCCCGAGAACGATTTAATATTAATCCGGCGCGCAGTTATATTTGCGGCGATGAAGAGAAGGATTTTTTAGCCGCGACCGCGGCTGGCATGCACCCGTTTATGGTGTCGTACGGGTTCGAAAGCCATAAACGACTTACCAAAAAATTTAACATACCGGAAGAAATCATCTCCCCGACCTCGGCGGAACTGAGCAGCAGAGTCCACCACGGACTGGACTTAAATAGTGCTTATTGA
- a CDS encoding patatin-like phospholipase family protein, which translates to MLRYLLTLLAAAGLPFASAKQPVVSSAQRNQQDDIGRLQYEAKIVAIVERLAHRCVVRGDQTLDLLLLSGGGQHGAYGIGFLRGWKSRHDNAMPVFDLVTGISTGALQAPFALLGTPEVRAVNAEMPGLRLELRYTAIPSELANDPGAADLFNQEWMTRIEKFGFERAQSDRPWDEVTTPFARPVPSKFQVA; encoded by the coding sequence ATGCTGCGTTATTTACTTACTTTATTGGCGGCTGCAGGATTGCCGTTTGCTTCTGCTAAACAACCGGTTGTTTCCTCCGCTCAGCGCAATCAGCAAGATGACATCGGACGTCTTCAATACGAGGCCAAGATCGTGGCAATTGTCGAACGCCTGGCGCATCGCTGCGTTGTTCGCGGTGATCAAACATTGGATTTGTTATTGTTGTCGGGCGGGGGGCAGCACGGTGCCTACGGCATAGGTTTCTTGCGAGGCTGGAAGAGTCGGCATGACAATGCGATGCCAGTCTTCGATCTGGTGACAGGTATCAGTACCGGCGCGTTGCAGGCGCCGTTCGCTTTGCTTGGCACGCCGGAGGTGCGTGCCGTCAATGCAGAAATGCCGGGCTTGCGACTCGAGCTGCGCTACACGGCCATTCCGTCCGAGCTGGCAAACGACCCCGGTGCAGCGGACTTATTTAATCAGGAATGGATGACGCGAATCGAAAAATTTGGATTTGAGCGGGCGCAGAGTGACAGGCCGTGGGATGAAGTTACCACGCCTTTTGCGCGTCCTGTACCTTCAAAATTCCAGGTGGCGTAA
- a CDS encoding type II toxin-antitoxin system RelE/ParE family toxin produces the protein MTHKVKVLDYAKMDYREIRKWVRMKFGEHVWTEVDADFKKILTQISEMPFAGLIVEEVSELGLTDYRQRLVGQTRVIYQVKEHDVYVHMFVDASRDFFPPCSISD, from the coding sequence ATGACTCACAAAGTAAAAGTTCTTGATTATGCCAAGATGGATTATCGGGAAATCAGGAAGTGGGTGAGGATGAAATTTGGTGAACATGTCTGGACGGAAGTGGACGCCGATTTCAAAAAAATTCTGACTCAGATTAGCGAAATGCCTTTCGCTGGACTGATAGTAGAGGAAGTTTCAGAGCTTGGTTTAACGGATTATCGCCAACGGCTTGTTGGTCAAACCAGAGTGATTTACCAAGTCAAAGAACACGACGTATATGTTCATATGTTTGTGGACGCCAGCCGCGATTTTTTTCCACCATGCTCAATCAGCGACTGA
- a CDS encoding ferredoxin--NADP reductase, giving the protein MSTVNTDSVLKNDEKSTLETITSVHHWTATLLSFRCTRPPAYQFTPGQFARLGLRTADGEIVSRAYSVTSAMEENTLEFFLVLVPDGPFSALFAKLQPGDQLLVEKNSYGFMTVDRFLDGENLWMLATGTGLGPFISILQDPAVWKKFKHLILVHCVRTQEELAYQALLQALPHRTELAAGGAHLTLVQATTRDNQTESSRHLHGRITTLLEDGTLETAAGTSITVEASRVMICGNPEMITATREILVQRGMRPCRRAVPGQFVTEDYW; this is encoded by the coding sequence ATGTCAACAGTTAACACAGACAGCGTATTGAAAAACGACGAAAAAAGTACCCTTGAAACGATCACGAGTGTGCATCACTGGACCGCTACGTTGCTTTCATTTCGTTGCACTCGGCCGCCGGCATATCAATTTACCCCCGGCCAGTTTGCGCGCTTAGGTTTGAGGACGGCGGACGGCGAAATTGTTTCACGTGCTTATTCGGTCACTTCAGCGATGGAAGAAAACACGCTGGAATTTTTTTTGGTATTGGTACCGGATGGCCCCTTCTCGGCGCTTTTCGCAAAGCTGCAACCCGGCGATCAACTATTGGTGGAAAAAAACAGCTATGGCTTCATGACCGTAGACCGTTTTTTGGATGGAGAAAATTTATGGATGTTGGCGACCGGCACCGGACTCGGTCCCTTCATCTCGATTTTACAAGACCCTGCGGTGTGGAAAAAATTTAAACATCTGATTCTGGTACATTGCGTTCGCACCCAGGAAGAATTGGCCTATCAGGCGTTACTACAAGCCCTGCCACACCGCACCGAACTTGCCGCCGGCGGCGCCCATTTAACGTTAGTGCAAGCAACCACGCGAGACAACCAAACAGAAAGTTCGCGGCACTTACATGGCCGGATTACGACTCTGTTAGAAGACGGCACTCTGGAAACTGCGGCAGGAACATCCATTACGGTGGAAGCTTCTCGCGTGATGATTTGTGGAAACCCGGAAATGATTACTGCCACCAGAGAAATATTGGTTCAGCGCGGAATGCGCCCTTGCCGCAGAGCGGTACCGGGACAATTTGTCACTGAGGACTATTGGTAA
- a CDS encoding fumarylacetoacetate hydrolase family protein, which translates to MSDYVIPPYAPSSLAIKDESSRFPIRRVFCVGRNYWWDAGQDAQNTARELPFFFMKPPDAVVPAEGCIAYPPLTADFCHEIELVVAIGKDGADIAPEDALSHVWGYAAGLDLTRRELQAEAKKAGRPWEGAKAFDASAPCSALVPVAAIGHPEQGAIWLNVNDVERQRSNLSDFIWPVKDVISFISSSVKLRAGDLIFTGTPTGVAALEPGDVITAGIDGINQFTVTIGERKNVSLVDVA; encoded by the coding sequence ATGAGCGATTACGTAATTCCCCCGTATGCCCCGTCGTCCCTGGCGATCAAGGATGAAAGTAGCCGTTTTCCCATTCGGCGGGTGTTTTGTGTCGGCCGCAATTATTGGTGGGACGCTGGACAGGACGCTCAGAACACTGCGCGTGAGCTGCCCTTTTTCTTTATGAAGCCACCCGATGCGGTGGTTCCAGCCGAAGGTTGCATTGCGTACCCTCCGCTCACAGCCGACTTCTGCCATGAGATCGAACTGGTGGTGGCGATTGGCAAGGACGGTGCTGATATTGCGCCAGAAGATGCCTTGAGCCACGTCTGGGGTTATGCTGCTGGCCTGGATCTGACGCGTCGTGAACTTCAGGCAGAGGCGAAGAAAGCGGGACGGCCATGGGAAGGCGCGAAAGCGTTTGATGCATCGGCTCCGTGTAGTGCGTTGGTCCCGGTGGCGGCTATCGGCCATCCTGAACAAGGCGCTATTTGGTTAAATGTGAACGACGTTGAACGCCAACGCTCGAATCTGTCGGATTTCATTTGGCCGGTTAAAGATGTTATAAGCTTTATATCGTCTTCCGTGAAACTGCGCGCGGGCGATCTGATATTTACCGGTACGCCAACAGGTGTTGCGGCGCTTGAACCGGGCGATGTGATCACCGCAGGAATTGATGGTATCAACCAGTTTACGGTCACTATCGGTGAGCGTAAAAATGTGAGTCTTGTTGATGTTGCTTGA
- a CDS encoding septation protein A encodes MKFLFDLFPVILFFGIFKWGEGHTDAAQTLVSQYLSGFVSGGVVTATQAPIILATAVAIIATLAQIGYLLTRRKKVDAMLWVSLVIITVFGGATIYFHNDAFIKWKPTVLYWCFAAALLGSQLIMGKNLIRTMMEKQMALPEPIWAKVGLAWSAFFIFMGLLNLYVAFNFPINTWVNFKLFGGMGLMFAFVIGQSLYLSKYIKEPK; translated from the coding sequence ATGAAGTTTCTGTTTGACCTTTTCCCGGTTATATTATTTTTTGGCATTTTTAAGTGGGGCGAAGGCCATACCGATGCCGCGCAAACGCTGGTGTCGCAATATCTCTCGGGCTTTGTATCAGGCGGCGTTGTCACGGCTACTCAGGCTCCTATCATTTTGGCAACGGCAGTGGCGATCATCGCTACCTTGGCCCAAATTGGTTATTTGCTCACGCGGCGTAAAAAAGTGGACGCAATGCTGTGGGTTTCGCTGGTGATCATTACTGTGTTTGGTGGTGCGACGATCTATTTCCATAATGACGCATTTATCAAGTGGAAGCCCACCGTTTTATACTGGTGCTTTGCTGCAGCGCTACTCGGTAGTCAGCTAATCATGGGTAAAAATCTCATCCGGACAATGATGGAAAAACAGATGGCCTTGCCTGAGCCGATCTGGGCTAAAGTTGGCCTCGCATGGAGTGCATTTTTTATATTCATGGGTTTGCTTAATTTATACGTAGCGTTTAATTTTCCGATCAATACCTGGGTTAACTTTAAACTATTCGGTGGTATGGGTTTGATGTTTGCGTTTGTTATTGGGCAAAGCCTTTATCTTTCTAAATACATCAAGGAACCGAAATGA
- the msrB gene encoding peptide-methionine (R)-S-oxide reductase MsrB has translation MSNSKVTKTEAEWRAALEPMEYEVTRKAATERAFTGKFWDHHEHGIYTCVCCNTPLFESDAKFDSGCGWPSYFKAINPENVSERVDRAHGMTRTEILCNVCDAHLGHVFPDGPPPTGLRYCINSASLRFDPA, from the coding sequence ATGAGTAACTCGAAAGTCACAAAAACAGAAGCAGAATGGCGCGCTGCGCTTGAGCCGATGGAGTATGAAGTTACCCGCAAGGCCGCAACCGAACGCGCCTTTACTGGCAAATTTTGGGACCATCACGAACACGGCATTTATACCTGCGTCTGCTGCAACACGCCTTTGTTCGAATCAGATGCGAAATTTGACTCTGGTTGCGGCTGGCCGAGTTATTTCAAGGCGATTAATCCAGAAAATGTCAGTGAACGTGTTGATCGGGCGCATGGCATGACGCGGACTGAAATTTTATGCAATGTTTGTGACGCGCATCTGGGTCACGTATTTCCGGATGGTCCGCCACCAACTGGCTTAAGATACTGCATTAACTCCGCATCGTTGCGGTTTGATCCGGCATAA
- a CDS encoding BolA family transcriptional regulator: MTTQLDDIRAKLIATFSPTECLLEDESAAHAGHAGAASGGSHYRLRLISAVFEGKNRLNRHRLVYDCLDDMMQQKIHALAITALAPSEIK; encoded by the coding sequence ATGACAACGCAATTAGATGACATTCGGGCAAAACTGATTGCAACTTTCTCTCCCACGGAATGTCTATTGGAAGACGAATCGGCAGCACATGCTGGCCACGCCGGGGCGGCTTCAGGCGGCAGTCATTACAGGCTTCGACTGATTTCCGCAGTTTTTGAAGGGAAAAATCGGTTAAACCGCCATCGTCTGGTGTATGATTGTTTGGATGACATGATGCAACAGAAGATTCATGCTTTGGCGATCACTGCGTTGGCGCCATCGGAGATTAAATAA
- a CDS encoding H-NS family nucleoid-associated regulatory protein, with protein MSTYRELQEQIDQLRAQAEEVRMIELAGVIMEIKTKMQEYGITGADLGLMGKKRVMKPMPAAMEAIASSAPVESEATAVAEEKL; from the coding sequence ATGTCTACATACAGAGAACTCCAGGAACAAATCGACCAACTGCGCGCGCAAGCGGAAGAAGTTCGCATGATCGAACTCGCGGGCGTCATTATGGAAATTAAAACCAAAATGCAGGAATACGGCATTACCGGTGCTGATTTGGGCCTGATGGGCAAGAAGCGCGTGATGAAACCAATGCCAGCAGCAATGGAAGCCATTGCTTCATCGGCACCGGTGGAATCAGAGGCAACCGCAGTCGCAGAAGAAAAATTGTAA
- a CDS encoding phosphonate transporter gives MLEMNTLEFGQEMLISTIAKASKEELDEMGFGVIGIDETGVVQRYNLFESKIAGLRAQNVIGSLLFTNVAPCMNNFMVAQRFEDAMENGTPLDATIDYVLTLRMRPIRVKLRLLASPDQKMRFILVQRAL, from the coding sequence ATGCTTGAAATGAACACATTAGAATTTGGTCAGGAAATGTTGATTTCCACCATTGCCAAGGCTTCCAAGGAGGAACTGGATGAAATGGGTTTTGGCGTCATTGGCATTGACGAAACCGGTGTAGTGCAACGCTATAACCTGTTTGAATCGAAGATAGCCGGTTTGCGCGCCCAAAACGTCATCGGTTCACTTTTATTTACCAACGTTGCGCCGTGTATGAACAACTTTATGGTCGCCCAACGCTTTGAGGATGCCATGGAAAATGGCACACCTTTGGATGCCACGATTGATTACGTGCTTACATTACGGATGCGTCCCATACGCGTGAAACTGCGCCTGCTTGCAAGTCCGGACCAAAAAATGCGGTTTATCTTAGTGCAGCGGGCACTATGA
- a CDS encoding GGDEF domain-containing protein — MSNHDVQDIAAEHEALLQFLYLAPVGLVQTSLAGEVELMNPLSAQLLMPLSQDGGLSNLFKALESVAPELRRMSADFTNSQGTICEGLRAQLTAGIRGKQDPKMLGISLIKLDDDRMMAVLTDMTLMIAQEKQLKYNTAWLNAITVGVSDYALMSLDQNGKIHEWNPSIGRVLKYNAADIVGKSFSMFYHSSGISPERIVDYLKEADEDGWSLTEGWRIKGDGTQFWSSSMIVPIDDFTAQSDEITILAETHELSYALIMRDITDRNRDENAHLNAMSSDYLTGIANRRTLFEAAELEFRRWHRHPRPLSFMIIDADFFKKVNDTYGHAAGDLVLCHLATTLKDTMRDIDTVARIGGEEFAVLLPSTDLGGALQLAERFRKNVEAATVKSDGIEIKYTISIGISTMEATVNGFDALLDRADKALYEAKHSGRNMVKIWRS, encoded by the coding sequence ATGAGCAATCACGATGTGCAAGACATTGCCGCAGAGCATGAGGCCCTATTGCAGTTTCTTTACCTTGCTCCCGTCGGCCTGGTGCAGACCAGCTTAGCGGGAGAGGTGGAACTGATGAATCCCCTCTCTGCCCAACTTTTAATGCCGTTATCTCAAGACGGCGGTCTGTCCAATCTGTTCAAAGCGCTGGAGTCGGTGGCGCCAGAGCTGAGACGGATGAGCGCAGATTTTACGAACTCGCAAGGAACCATCTGCGAGGGCTTGCGTGCCCAACTGACAGCCGGCATTCGTGGAAAACAAGACCCCAAAATGTTGGGAATAAGTCTCATTAAACTCGATGACGACCGGATGATGGCGGTCCTGACCGATATGACCCTAATGATCGCCCAAGAGAAACAGTTGAAGTACAACACGGCCTGGTTAAACGCGATTACCGTTGGCGTTTCCGATTATGCATTGATGAGCCTGGATCAGAACGGCAAAATACATGAATGGAATCCTAGTATCGGCCGCGTCCTTAAATACAATGCAGCAGATATCGTTGGAAAATCGTTTTCTATGTTTTATCATTCAAGTGGCATTTCCCCTGAAAGGATTGTAGATTATCTGAAAGAAGCCGATGAGGACGGCTGGAGTCTGACTGAAGGCTGGCGCATAAAAGGCGACGGCACACAGTTCTGGAGCAGCAGCATGATTGTTCCCATTGATGACTTTACGGCACAGAGTGACGAAATTACGATTTTAGCGGAGACCCACGAGCTGAGTTACGCCTTGATTATGCGCGACATAACTGATCGCAATCGTGATGAGAACGCGCACTTAAATGCGATGTCAAGCGACTATCTGACAGGTATAGCGAACAGACGTACGTTGTTCGAGGCGGCTGAACTGGAGTTCAGACGTTGGCATCGCCATCCGCGCCCACTGTCATTCATGATCATTGACGCGGACTTCTTCAAAAAAGTGAATGACACCTACGGACACGCGGCCGGAGACCTTGTTTTATGTCATCTTGCAACGACACTGAAAGATACAATGCGCGACATTGACACGGTGGCGCGAATCGGGGGCGAAGAATTCGCCGTCCTTCTTCCCTCCACAGATCTCGGCGGCGCGTTGCAGCTGGCAGAACGTTTTCGCAAAAATGTCGAAGCGGCGACCGTGAAATCGGACGGTATAGAGATTAAGTACACCATCAGTATCGGCATCAGTACCATGGAAGCTACTGTCAATGGATTCGACGCATTACTGGATCGCGCCGATAAGGCACTTTATGAGGCTAAGCATTCTGGTCGCAATATGGTCAAGATCTGGAGGTCCTGA